Proteins found in one Cardiocondyla obscurior isolate alpha-2009 linkage group LG03, Cobs3.1, whole genome shotgun sequence genomic segment:
- the LOC139101179 gene encoding phospholipase A2-like, giving the protein MSRISACFFVLFVFSIALFGDCEDNINTPNDECNAKNIPGSDETKLSTLEKSLQKFPNVKNILKKFGKKNTLQSKNEKSYGKIQDELKRYMRAIFPGTRWCGDGDNARSEDELGYFSELDACCREHDNCQYNIIAGESKANLKNNGIFTKSACACDFKFHNCLKNVASNKVISKIQSTVASQIGKTYFNMLQPQCFDCICPAKTCDPNKDETKCMDNQCDKYQWISNEKFI; this is encoded by the exons ATGTCGCGAATATCCGCTTGTTTCTTTGTACTTTTTGTCTTCAGCATCGCTCTATTTGGCGATTGtgaagataatattaatacaccTAATGACGAATGTAATGCGAAAAATATACCCGGTTCCGATGAAACAAAACTATCGACACTTGAAAAGTCCTTACAGAAATTTCCgaatgtgaaaaatattcttaaaaaattcggaaaaaaaaacactttgcAATCTAAGAACGAAAAATCCTATGGCAAAATTCAAGACGAACTCAAGAGGTACATGCGTGCTATCTTTCcag GAACACGTTGGTGCGGTGATGGAGATAATGCGCGTAGTGAAGACGAGCTCGGTTATTTCTCGGAATTAGACGCCTGTTGTAGAGAACATGATAATTgccaatataatattatagcTGGAGAATCAAAAGCCAACCTTAAGAACAACGGAATTTTTACAAA GTCCGCTTGTGCTTGCGATTTTAAGTTTCACAATTGTTTGAAAAATGTCGCTTCCAACAAAGTCATTTCCAAAATACAATCTACTGTCGCCTCCCAAATAGGGAAAACATACTTCAATATGTTGCAACCACAGTGTTTTGATTGTATATGCCCAGCAAAAACTTGCGa tccCAACAAGGACGAGACTAAGTGTATGGATAACCAATGCGACAAGTACCAGTGGATCAGCAATGAAAagttcatttaa
- the Tim23 gene encoding mitochondrial import inner membrane translocase subunit Tim23 isoform X2 has protein sequence MIDLRPGKADADNGMYNNTNIPVTSQQGLASLSPYLNFDPSYLPVTQPEFIFPEGAVKQRGRFELAFSQIGAACIAGAGLGGASGLYRGIKATSIAGETGKLRRTQLINHVMKGGASMANSLGVIMIMYTCAGIGLTWLRGTDDSLNTVAAAATSATVFRSPAGIRKAGIAGAMAAGVAVMYCIWNNGGLPLQRVNRWKHAT, from the exons ATGATAGATTTACGCCCTGGGAAGGCCGACGCCGACAATGGAATGTACAACAATACTAACATACCAG TCACCTCGCAACAAGGCTTGGCCTCACTCAGTccatatttaaatttcgatCCATCTTACCTGCCGGTCACTCAGCCAGAGTTCATATTTCCCGAAGGTGCTGTGAAGCAAAGAGGCCGCTTTGAGTTAGCTTTTAGTCAAATTGGAGCTGCCTGCATAGCGGGCGCAGGACTTGGCGGTGCATCGGGTTTATACAGAGGCATTAAAGCGACGTCCATTGCCGGCGAGACTGGCAAACTCAGAAGAACACA ATTAATTAACCATGTTATGAAGGGAGGCGCCAGTATGGCGAATTCGCTCGGTGTAATAATGATAATGTACACTTGTGCTGGAATAGGCCTAACTTGGCTTAGAGGAACTGATGACAGCTTGAATACAGTAGCTGCAGCTGCTACAAGTGCTACGGTTTTTAGATCGCCAG CTGGGATCAGGAAAGCTGGCATTGCAGGTGCTATGGCAGCAGGAGTTGCAGTGATGTACTGTATCTGGAATAACGGAGGTTTGCCCTTGCAACGTGTTAACAGATGGAAACATGCGACGTAA
- the Def8 gene encoding differentially expressed in FDCP 8 homolog isoform X3, which translates to MFCLQKMMDIKNNSPIVGENDSHYESRIRANSSGTGTSTPSSSSDYMTGEADDSTDSKGTIPFSLKSVETMLSLSKDASQEDLQEMVQKCKLMVLESAECSDERKWLVRRLIELRLRVQELRETSDENLFETRVILGHHFVPQKYYITTSSPVYCDHCSGAIWTMLQSWYMCNDCKFSCHWKCLNNVCRVCVHVVVSEAGGYTHTKDICPEQGLSKQGYRCAECKVRITFKSAWVDPRLCDYSGLYYCQRCHWNTAMVIPARVIRNWDMEPRLVSRAAAQLLMLLEDRSVLPLEELNPKLFTLVPDLSLVKRMRGEMQMMKRYLVLCVEACTQGLPWKIGLRTHMIENSSNYSIKDLIDLQSGILLDELRAAYDMMHAHITQQCELCKARGHLCEICGNDEVIYPWDASSIICPQCAAVHHRVCWAKRNHCCPRCARLQKRRVLEGQSAEDGEDCDTDDTAKDF; encoded by the exons ATGTTCTGTTTGCAGAAGATGAtggatataaaaaacaattcgCCTATCGTTGGAGAGAATGACTCACATTATGAGTCCAGGATACGTGCAAACAGCTCTGGTACAGGAACATCGACACCGTCATCCTCTTCAGATTATATGACGGGAGAAGCAGATGATAGCACTGACAGCAAAGGCACCATACCATTTAGCTTGAAGTCAGTGGAGACCATGCTTTCACTGTCAAAG gATGCTTCTCAAGAGGACTTGCAGGAAATGGTGCAGAAGTGCAAGCTGATGGTTCTGGAAAGCGCCGAATGTTCAGATGAACGTAAATGGCTCGTTCGACGACTGATCGAACTACGTTTACGCGTGCAAGAATTACGCGAGACCTCAGACGAGAACCTTTTCGAAACCCGCGTGATCCTCGGTCATCACTTTGTGCCACAAAAGTACTACATTACCACGTCCAGTCCAGTTTATTGCGATCACTGTAGTGGTGCAATCTGGACGATGCTGCAGTCATGGTACATGTGTAacg acTGCAAGTTTAGCTGTCACTGGAAGTGTTTGAATAATGTATGTCGCGTGTGCGTACATGTGGTCGTCAGCGAAGCCGGTGGGTACACGCATACAAAGGATATCTGTCCGGAACAAGGCCTCTCGAAGCAGGGTTACCGTTGCGCTGAGTGCAAAGTTCGAATAACGTTCA AATCGGCCTGGGTAGACCCCCGACTTTGCGACTACAGTGGCCTGTATTACTGTCAAAGATGCCATTGGAACACGGCAATGGTTATTCCCGCGAGAGTCATCAGAAATTGGGATATGGAACCGCGTTTAGTATCTCGTGCCGCGGCGCAACTATTAATGCTCTTGGAAGATCGTTCCGTATTACCGCTGGAAGAATTAAATCCAAAACTCTTTACCTTAGTTCCGGATTTATCGCTGGTAAAG cgGATGCGAGGAGAAATGCAGATGATGAAGAGATATTTGGTCTTGTGTGTGGAAGCTTGCACTCAAGGACTACCGTGGAAAATTGGATTACGCACCCACATGATCGAGAATTCAAGTAATTATTCTATCAAGGACCTTATCGATCTTCAGAGCGGCATTCTTCTAGACGAGCTTCGCGCCGCGTACGATATGATGCATGCGCATATCACACAACAATGTGAGCTCTGCAAGGCAAG GGGACACTTGTGCGAAATATGCGGCAACGATGAAGTTATTTATCCATGGGATGCCAGCTCGATTATTTGTCCACAGTGCGCGGCAGTGCATCATCGCGTTTGCTGGGCCAAGCGCAATCATTGTTGTCCCCGATGTGCACGTTTACAAAAACGTCGTGTCTTAGAGGGACAATCGGCGGAGGATGGTGAAGACTGTGATACAGACGATACCGCGAAGGACTTTTAA
- the LOC139101156 gene encoding ecotropic viral integration site 5 ortholog, whose product MDASIGDIDDVSFRLGEMFDSYEELEQKLDRVSKHTLVHYWRRDSRTVSGAHMKTARPISERLKYYSVKYACIYGGQKFLPRGAGRRQSQSIRTNCPAHIMVRASKDGTKLEVTSVNNEHNHEISEDLFKRLPQERKLCGEIKQEVQDLMQLHIDRKRLKEYVRLRTNKILRSKDLFNIAAANKQKKDITPERAYQLFEKIRNIEKMQARGGNRKIYSESEDEIAQTIKRMKKEQESAWGQDGLPTELEVSEGNDGEDSYSDQLTQKEVVGEIDTNEGELLSADNEGDIIAVDEEIVGELVMENGDPSVIVESIVNTDGSVFVDEKEFHNYCSNHLSHTVDDSQSPKPRVLDIETITSTTTIEKITKETSTSPNHKSQADSLILEHSPKSSSSFQETDSRIWIMKEGTSMETEPESGPESETNMTTKPVSTMKPDMETSEAVLSDETSHQLLQEQLAVLRAEKGKLYHETEMLKLKKDKLKLQINCYSNEIKKQEMEREKLRLEIKLLQSKVMEDTNDVSHYIFVP is encoded by the exons ATGGATGCGAGCATTGGAGACATCGACGACGTGTCTTTCCGCCTGGGGGAGATGTTTGACAGCTATGAAGAACTGGAACAGAAATTGGATAGAGTTTCGAAACATACCTTGGTGCATTACTGGAGACGAGATAGCAGAACCGTAAGCGGGGCTCATATGAAAACTGCTCGACCGATCAGTGAACGATTGAAGTATTATTCCGTCAAGTATGCGTGCATTTACGGTGGCCAAAAATTTCTTCCACGTGGCGCCGGTAGAAGACAATCTCA ATCTATACGAACGAATTGTCCCGCTCATATTATGGTGAGGGCGTCTAAAGACGGGACAAAGTTGGAAGTAACTAGTGTCAATAATGAACACAATCACGAAATCTCAGag GATCTATTTAAAAGACTGCCTCAAGAAAGAAAGCTTTGTGGCGAAATTAAACAAGAAGTACAAGATCTCATGCAGTTGCATATCGATCGTAAAAGATTGAAAGAATACGTGCGATTACGCACCAACAAGATACTGCGAtcgaaagatttatttaacatagCAGCGGCTAACAAGCAGAAGAAAGATATCACTCCGGAACGTGCGTATCAACTATTTGAAAAGATTCgcaatattgaaaaaatgCAGGCTAGAGGTGGTAATAGAAAGATATATTCCGAGTCCGAGGATGAAATAGCGCAAACCATAAAGAGAATGAAAAAAGAGCAAGAATCAGCTTGGGGCCAAGAT GGGTTGCCGACGGAATTAGAAGTGAGCGAGGGAAACGACGGCGAAGATTCTTACAGCGACCAATTGACGCAGAAAGAGGTAGTCGGTGAGATCGATACGAATGAGGGTGAATTATTGAGTGCGGACAACGAAGGCGATATAATAGCGGTCGACGAGGAAATAGTTGGCGAGCTGGTAATGGAGAACGGCGATCCGTCGGTGATAGTCGAATCTATCGTTAACACAGACGGTTCTGTTTTCGTCGACGAGAAAGAATTCCACAACTACTGCAGCAACCATCTGTCACATACGGTGGACGACAGCCAGTCGCCGAAGCCACGTG TTCTAGATATAGAGACGATTACTTCTACCACCACCATCGAGAAAATCACGAAGGAAACGTCTACTTCTCCCAACCATAAGTCACAAGCCGACTCTTTAATACTTGAACATTCGCCGAAGTCTTCCAGTAGCTTTCAAGAGACAGATTCGAGAATCTGGATCATGAAGGAGGGAACTTCTATGGAAACGGAACCCGAGAGCGGACCCGAGAGTGAGACGAACATGACGACCAAACCGGTCTCGACGATGAAGCCGGACATGGAAACGTCTGAGGCTGTATTATCTGATGAGACGAGCCATCAACTGCTTCAAGAGCAGCTGGCAGTGCTACGCGCTGAGAAAGGAAAGCTGTATCACGAGACCGAGATGCTTAAATTGAAAAAggacaaattaaaattgcaaattaattgttactcGAACGAAATAAAGAAGCAGGAGATGGAGAGGGAAAAGTTGAGGCTCGAGATTAAGCTGCTTCAATCTAAAGTTATGGAAGACACTAACGATGTTTCCCACTACATTTTCGTGCCCTaa
- the Def8 gene encoding differentially expressed in FDCP 8 homolog isoform X2 yields the protein MMDIKNNSPIVGENDSHYESRIRANSSGTGTSTPSSSSDYMTGEADDSTDSKGTIPFSLKSVETMLSLSKDASQEDLQEMVQKCKLMVLESAECSDERKWLVRRLIELRLRVQELRETSDENLFETRVILGHHFVPQKYYITTSSPVYCDHCSGAIWTMLQSWYMCNDCKFSCHWKCLNNVCRVCVHVVVSEAGGYTHTKDICPEQGLSKQGYRCAECKVRITFTFSKGLSLSCFGNSFRNAESAWVDPRLCDYSGLYYCQRCHWNTAMVIPARVIRNWDMEPRLVSRAAAQLLMLLEDRSVLPLEELNPKLFTLVPDLSLVKRMRGEMQMMKRYLVLCVEACTQGLPWKIGLRTHMIENSSNYSIKDLIDLQSGILLDELRAAYDMMHAHITQQCELCKARGHLCEICGNDEVIYPWDASSIICPQCAAVHHRVCWAKRNHCCPRCARLQKRRVLEGQSAEDGEDCDTDDTAKDF from the exons ATGAtggatataaaaaacaattcgCCTATCGTTGGAGAGAATGACTCACATTATGAGTCCAGGATACGTGCAAACAGCTCTGGTACAGGAACATCGACACCGTCATCCTCTTCAGATTATATGACGGGAGAAGCAGATGATAGCACTGACAGCAAAGGCACCATACCATTTAGCTTGAAGTCAGTGGAGACCATGCTTTCACTGTCAAAG gATGCTTCTCAAGAGGACTTGCAGGAAATGGTGCAGAAGTGCAAGCTGATGGTTCTGGAAAGCGCCGAATGTTCAGATGAACGTAAATGGCTCGTTCGACGACTGATCGAACTACGTTTACGCGTGCAAGAATTACGCGAGACCTCAGACGAGAACCTTTTCGAAACCCGCGTGATCCTCGGTCATCACTTTGTGCCACAAAAGTACTACATTACCACGTCCAGTCCAGTTTATTGCGATCACTGTAGTGGTGCAATCTGGACGATGCTGCAGTCATGGTACATGTGTAacg acTGCAAGTTTAGCTGTCACTGGAAGTGTTTGAATAATGTATGTCGCGTGTGCGTACATGTGGTCGTCAGCGAAGCCGGTGGGTACACGCATACAAAGGATATCTGTCCGGAACAAGGCCTCTCGAAGCAGGGTTACCGTTGCGCTGAGTGCAAAGTTCGAATAACGTTCA CTTTCTCGAAAGGATTATCGTTATCTTGCTTCGGCAATTCTTTTAGAAATGCAG AATCGGCCTGGGTAGACCCCCGACTTTGCGACTACAGTGGCCTGTATTACTGTCAAAGATGCCATTGGAACACGGCAATGGTTATTCCCGCGAGAGTCATCAGAAATTGGGATATGGAACCGCGTTTAGTATCTCGTGCCGCGGCGCAACTATTAATGCTCTTGGAAGATCGTTCCGTATTACCGCTGGAAGAATTAAATCCAAAACTCTTTACCTTAGTTCCGGATTTATCGCTGGTAAAG cgGATGCGAGGAGAAATGCAGATGATGAAGAGATATTTGGTCTTGTGTGTGGAAGCTTGCACTCAAGGACTACCGTGGAAAATTGGATTACGCACCCACATGATCGAGAATTCAAGTAATTATTCTATCAAGGACCTTATCGATCTTCAGAGCGGCATTCTTCTAGACGAGCTTCGCGCCGCGTACGATATGATGCATGCGCATATCACACAACAATGTGAGCTCTGCAAGGCAAG GGGACACTTGTGCGAAATATGCGGCAACGATGAAGTTATTTATCCATGGGATGCCAGCTCGATTATTTGTCCACAGTGCGCGGCAGTGCATCATCGCGTTTGCTGGGCCAAGCGCAATCATTGTTGTCCCCGATGTGCACGTTTACAAAAACGTCGTGTCTTAGAGGGACAATCGGCGGAGGATGGTGAAGACTGTGATACAGACGATACCGCGAAGGACTTTTAA
- the Def8 gene encoding differentially expressed in FDCP 8 homolog isoform X1, protein MFCLQKMMDIKNNSPIVGENDSHYESRIRANSSGTGTSTPSSSSDYMTGEADDSTDSKGTIPFSLKSVETMLSLSKDASQEDLQEMVQKCKLMVLESAECSDERKWLVRRLIELRLRVQELRETSDENLFETRVILGHHFVPQKYYITTSSPVYCDHCSGAIWTMLQSWYMCNDCKFSCHWKCLNNVCRVCVHVVVSEAGGYTHTKDICPEQGLSKQGYRCAECKVRITFTFSKGLSLSCFGNSFRNAESAWVDPRLCDYSGLYYCQRCHWNTAMVIPARVIRNWDMEPRLVSRAAAQLLMLLEDRSVLPLEELNPKLFTLVPDLSLVKRMRGEMQMMKRYLVLCVEACTQGLPWKIGLRTHMIENSSNYSIKDLIDLQSGILLDELRAAYDMMHAHITQQCELCKARGHLCEICGNDEVIYPWDASSIICPQCAAVHHRVCWAKRNHCCPRCARLQKRRVLEGQSAEDGEDCDTDDTAKDF, encoded by the exons ATGTTCTGTTTGCAGAAGATGAtggatataaaaaacaattcgCCTATCGTTGGAGAGAATGACTCACATTATGAGTCCAGGATACGTGCAAACAGCTCTGGTACAGGAACATCGACACCGTCATCCTCTTCAGATTATATGACGGGAGAAGCAGATGATAGCACTGACAGCAAAGGCACCATACCATTTAGCTTGAAGTCAGTGGAGACCATGCTTTCACTGTCAAAG gATGCTTCTCAAGAGGACTTGCAGGAAATGGTGCAGAAGTGCAAGCTGATGGTTCTGGAAAGCGCCGAATGTTCAGATGAACGTAAATGGCTCGTTCGACGACTGATCGAACTACGTTTACGCGTGCAAGAATTACGCGAGACCTCAGACGAGAACCTTTTCGAAACCCGCGTGATCCTCGGTCATCACTTTGTGCCACAAAAGTACTACATTACCACGTCCAGTCCAGTTTATTGCGATCACTGTAGTGGTGCAATCTGGACGATGCTGCAGTCATGGTACATGTGTAacg acTGCAAGTTTAGCTGTCACTGGAAGTGTTTGAATAATGTATGTCGCGTGTGCGTACATGTGGTCGTCAGCGAAGCCGGTGGGTACACGCATACAAAGGATATCTGTCCGGAACAAGGCCTCTCGAAGCAGGGTTACCGTTGCGCTGAGTGCAAAGTTCGAATAACGTTCA CTTTCTCGAAAGGATTATCGTTATCTTGCTTCGGCAATTCTTTTAGAAATGCAG AATCGGCCTGGGTAGACCCCCGACTTTGCGACTACAGTGGCCTGTATTACTGTCAAAGATGCCATTGGAACACGGCAATGGTTATTCCCGCGAGAGTCATCAGAAATTGGGATATGGAACCGCGTTTAGTATCTCGTGCCGCGGCGCAACTATTAATGCTCTTGGAAGATCGTTCCGTATTACCGCTGGAAGAATTAAATCCAAAACTCTTTACCTTAGTTCCGGATTTATCGCTGGTAAAG cgGATGCGAGGAGAAATGCAGATGATGAAGAGATATTTGGTCTTGTGTGTGGAAGCTTGCACTCAAGGACTACCGTGGAAAATTGGATTACGCACCCACATGATCGAGAATTCAAGTAATTATTCTATCAAGGACCTTATCGATCTTCAGAGCGGCATTCTTCTAGACGAGCTTCGCGCCGCGTACGATATGATGCATGCGCATATCACACAACAATGTGAGCTCTGCAAGGCAAG GGGACACTTGTGCGAAATATGCGGCAACGATGAAGTTATTTATCCATGGGATGCCAGCTCGATTATTTGTCCACAGTGCGCGGCAGTGCATCATCGCGTTTGCTGGGCCAAGCGCAATCATTGTTGTCCCCGATGTGCACGTTTACAAAAACGTCGTGTCTTAGAGGGACAATCGGCGGAGGATGGTGAAGACTGTGATACAGACGATACCGCGAAGGACTTTTAA
- the Lamp1 gene encoding lysosome-associated membrane glycoprotein 1 yields MAAGSGAPWVSSFSWTAPIRLHERIVVDRSVATRLPRTFNVMLRPLLLLCWAATIVSAGSPRNVATNSASAAVNPAENKELANPSSIIQPGQPESNVETKLNLTPSNKDEPTHNSTEKPNASKPIDPSSTTSTSTTTSPITTQKPSTTTEITTTSIPTTPAPTTPVPPPSTGKWQVKENNTVCILIQMAGQLNISYINANNMSSYRVLDIPSNGTVTGTCGKTEQNLTLWWHSPNKTATNNFEIHFLKNETGKDYTIHHFEISLAAEEFPNDNSNKTVTLVTATPQFQTGLSNSYRCYKEQKLNLFDQGTNLTEGFLKVTNLQFQAFRSDNNTIFGLAKDCSFDTPDIVPITVGCALAGMVVIVLIAYLVGRRRSQARGYLSM; encoded by the exons ATGGCAGCAGGCTCCGGTGCCCCATGGGTCTCCTCATTTTCCTGGACCGCGCCGATCCGCTTGCACGAACGTATCGTAGTTGATCGTAGTGTCGCGACACGACTTCCTAGAACGTTCAACGTCATGCTGAGACCCCTGCTACTCCTCTGCTGGGCCGCGACGATCGTGTCAG ctgGCAGCCCGAGGAATGTCGCAACTAATAGTGCGAGTGCTGCTGTTAATCCTGCTGAAAACAAAGAACTTGCAAATCCTTCGTCAATAATTCAACCCGGTCAACCTGAATCGAATGTAGAAACAAAACTCAATCTAACACCTTCAAATAAGGATGAGCCGACACATAATTCCACCGAAAAACCGAATGCATCAAAACCTATTGATCCATCGTCTACAACTTCAACGTCAACGACTACTTCACCTATAACTACGCAGAAACCGTCTACGACTACAGAGATTACCACAACGTCTATTCCTACAACGCCAGCGCCGACAACACCAGTTCCTCCACCAAGCACTGGAAAATGGCAAGTTAAGGAGAACAACACAGTCTGCATTCTTATTCAAATGGCTGGGCAGCTTAACATTTCTTACATCAATGCTAATAACATG TCGAGTTACAGAGTGCTGGACATACCTAGCAACGGTACCGTGACTGGAACTTGTGGTAAAACCGAGCAAAATCTAACGTTGTGGTGGCATTCGCCGAACAAGACCGCCACAAATAACTTCGAGATTCATTTCTTAAAGAATGAGACGGGAAAAGATTACACTATTCATCACTTTGAGATCTCTTTAGCGGCCGAGGAGTTCCCGAATGATAACTCAA ATAAAACGGTGACTCTGGTGACCGCTACGCCACAATTCCAAACTGGATTAAGCAACTCGTATAGATGTTACAAGGAACAGAAGCTGAACTTGTTTGATCAGGGTACTAATTTAACCGAGGGTTTCCTAAAAGTAACCAATTTGCAGTTCCAGGCTTTCCGAAGTGATAACAATACTATATTTGGCCTAG ccaagGATTGCTCATTCGATACACCCGATATCGTTCCCATAACTGTAGGCTGTGCATTGGCAGGCATGGTGGTAATCGTACTGATCGCATACCTCGTCGGCCGTAGACGAAGTCAGGCCCGCGGTTATCTCAGCATGTAA
- the LOC139101171 gene encoding PABIR family member 2 → MDVDCPIVSLKRSSSAPMINEISATMSITTPSTSSSRDAVSNFNIFANSTRLRRFSTSSPGNVPRLTPRVSQLRQEECVDVAGREAAHEKEIHSAMQISQSWEDLTLEAEGLSFKDSESPTQHLNKMERPKRPLDPLSLNLSITGSPLCSSPSPTRSGFNQRQCYSPGMHIWKSNLSPSPTRKAFATRRSLSPIAIRPSCLGPVKRKFELDEAGMDHNLQPPAKRTSSLLTSAISRLETLSSPLPGTISSVGTPESLSSADSPSFSFRPVDSPSPVRVGPNSDSDSLSDASNQSKSMDHVRVDQISQDSHR, encoded by the exons ATGGACGTTGACTGCCCGATCGTGAGCCTGAAACGATCCAGCAGCGCGCCGATGATTAACGAGATTAGCGCGACCATGTCCATCACCACGCCGTCGACATCGTCATCGAG GGACGCTGTGTctaactttaatatatttgctaATTCAACTCGCCTACGACGCTTTAGTACCAGT agCCCTGGTAATGTTCCTAGATTAACCCCGCGCGTTAGTCAGTTAAGACAGGAAGAATGCGTGGACGTTGCTGGCCGAGAAGCGGcacacgaaaaagaaattcataGTGCCATGCAAATATCGCAATCGTGGGAGGATCTCACTTTGGAGGCAGAAGGATTGTCTTTTAAAGATTCAGAGTCGCCCACGCAACATCTTAACAAAATGGAACGACCGAAAAGGCCGCTGGATCCACTAAGTCTAAATTTATCTATCACCGGATCGCCGCTGTGTTCTTCACCCTCTCCTACAAGATCCGGATTCAATCAAAGACAGTGTTACTCTCCCGGTATGCACATTTGGAAGAGTAATTTGTCTCCTAGTCCTACAAGAAAGGCATTTGCCACAAG GCGCAGTTTGAGTCCTATCGCGATAAGGCCAAGCTGCTTAGGGccagttaaaagaaaatttgaatTAGATGAAGCTGGAATGGATCACAATTTGCAGCCACCCGCGAAACGCACTTCCAGCTTATTAACGTCAGCTATATCCAg aTTAGAAACGTTATCCAGCCCGCTCCCAGGAACTATCAGTTCTGTGGGCACGCCGGAATCGTTATCGAGCGCAGATTCACCTAGTTTTTCTTTCCGGCCGGTGGACAGTCCGTCGCCTGTTCGCGTGGGCCCGAATAGCGACAGTGATTCCTTATCGGATGCAAGCAATCAAAGCAAATCGATGGATCACGTCCGTGTCGACCAAATCAGCCAGGACAGCCACAGATGA
- the Tim23 gene encoding mitochondrial import inner membrane translocase subunit Tim23 isoform X1: MIDLRPGKADADNGMYNNTNIPVTSQQGLASLSPYLNFDPSYLPVTQPEFIFPEGAVKQRGRFELAFSQIGAACIAGAGLGGASGLYRGIKATSIAGETGKLRRTQLINHVMKGGASMANSLGVIMIMYTCAGIGLTWLRGTDDSLNTVAAAATSATVFRSPAGIRKAGIAGAMAAGVAVMYCIWNNGGLPLQRVNRWKHATLT, translated from the exons ATGATAGATTTACGCCCTGGGAAGGCCGACGCCGACAATGGAATGTACAACAATACTAACATACCAG TCACCTCGCAACAAGGCTTGGCCTCACTCAGTccatatttaaatttcgatCCATCTTACCTGCCGGTCACTCAGCCAGAGTTCATATTTCCCGAAGGTGCTGTGAAGCAAAGAGGCCGCTTTGAGTTAGCTTTTAGTCAAATTGGAGCTGCCTGCATAGCGGGCGCAGGACTTGGCGGTGCATCGGGTTTATACAGAGGCATTAAAGCGACGTCCATTGCCGGCGAGACTGGCAAACTCAGAAGAACACA ATTAATTAACCATGTTATGAAGGGAGGCGCCAGTATGGCGAATTCGCTCGGTGTAATAATGATAATGTACACTTGTGCTGGAATAGGCCTAACTTGGCTTAGAGGAACTGATGACAGCTTGAATACAGTAGCTGCAGCTGCTACAAGTGCTACGGTTTTTAGATCGCCAG CTGGGATCAGGAAAGCTGGCATTGCAGGTGCTATGGCAGCAGGAGTTGCAGTGATGTACTGTATCTGGAATAACGGAGGTTTGCCCTTGCAACGTGTTAACAGATGGAAACATGCGAC aTTAACATAA